In Luteitalea sp., a genomic segment contains:
- a CDS encoding starvation-sensing protein RspA: protein MQRREALRRLTATTLTGAGLMAARSPLAEVWAQEEATSLRGMPTPTITDIQTILTAPNRIRLVVVKVLTSEPGLYGWGCATFTQRALVVKTAIDDYLKPFLVGRRVDEIEDIHQASYVSSYWRNGPVLFNAMSGVDIALWDILGKRANLPLYQLLGGKVRHGADCYYHASGGDFQEVEDNVRKGMSLGFRHVRIQGGVPGLATYGARSAGAQKRTGGPAGEAIGPMNPQRVWESAPYVRMLPKLFEHIRGKVGDEVELLHDVHERIQLNEAINLCKALEPYRLFFLEDPFPPEDNAWFQQLRQHTSIPIAMGELFNTVQEYLPLISNRLIDFIRIHISQIGGLSPARKVAALSEFFGVRTAWHGPGDASPVAHAAQLALELSTHNFGIHEGGNFPPETREVFRGAPVQKDGYMLASDTPGHGVDVDEKLAAKFPFPAGPPNFEYNWGTTRRRDGTIIRP from the coding sequence ATGCAGCGTCGCGAAGCCTTGCGAAGACTCACTGCCACTACCCTGACGGGCGCGGGCCTCATGGCCGCCCGCTCGCCGCTTGCCGAGGTCTGGGCCCAGGAGGAGGCCACCTCGCTGCGGGGAATGCCCACACCGACGATCACCGACATCCAGACGATCCTGACCGCCCCAAACCGCATCCGCCTCGTTGTCGTGAAGGTGCTGACGAGCGAGCCCGGCCTGTACGGCTGGGGCTGCGCCACCTTCACCCAGCGCGCGCTCGTCGTCAAGACGGCCATCGACGATTACCTGAAGCCGTTCCTCGTCGGCAGGCGGGTCGACGAAATCGAAGACATCCATCAGGCGTCGTACGTGAGCTCGTACTGGCGCAATGGCCCGGTGCTGTTCAATGCCATGAGCGGCGTGGACATCGCTCTCTGGGACATCCTCGGCAAACGGGCAAACCTGCCGCTCTATCAGCTGCTTGGCGGCAAGGTGCGGCATGGCGCGGACTGTTACTACCACGCGAGCGGCGGCGATTTCCAAGAAGTGGAGGACAACGTTCGCAAGGGGATGTCGCTCGGCTTCCGCCACGTGCGCATCCAGGGCGGCGTCCCAGGCCTGGCCACTTATGGTGCCCGGAGCGCCGGCGCACAGAAGCGCACAGGGGGGCCGGCGGGGGAAGCCATCGGCCCGATGAACCCGCAGCGCGTCTGGGAGTCGGCCCCCTACGTGCGCATGCTCCCGAAGCTGTTCGAGCACATCCGCGGCAAGGTCGGCGACGAGGTGGAGCTGCTCCACGACGTGCACGAGCGTATCCAACTGAACGAGGCCATCAACCTCTGCAAGGCGCTCGAGCCCTATCGACTCTTCTTCCTGGAAGATCCGTTTCCGCCCGAGGACAACGCATGGTTCCAGCAGCTCCGGCAGCACACGAGCATCCCGATTGCGATGGGCGAGCTCTTCAACACCGTTCAGGAATACCTGCCGCTCATCTCGAATCGCCTCATCGATTTCATCCGCATCCACATCTCACAGATTGGCGGCCTCTCGCCTGCGCGCAAGGTGGCGGCGCTCTCGGAGTTCTTCGGGGTGCGGACAGCGTGGCATGGCCCCGGCGATGCGTCGCCGGTCGCGCATGCGGCACAGCTCGCCCTGGAGCTGTCGACGCACAACTTCGGCATCCATGAGGGCGGCAACTTTCCGCCCGAAACGCGCGAGGTGTTCCGCGGCGCGCCGGTGCAGAAGGATGGCTACATGCTCGCGAGCGACACGCCGGGACACGGCGTCGACGTGGACGAGAAGCTCGCGGCGAAGTTCCCGTTCCCGGCCGGTCCGCCGAACTTTGAGTACAACTGGGGCACCACCCGCCGCCGCGATGGCACGATTATCCGGCCGTAA